The DNA region aatggccTTTTTACGATCTGTgatcttaaaattcaaaataagcaaaaagtcTAAACCTGTcccatttgattgaaaataaaaaaaataaaagttatacAATGTACAAGTTCAAGTTTTTTCAACGAAATTGTTATTTTCagcaataaggctggtacaaattttatttaaagtttttgtccccccccccccccttcaatgtTGGACTGAAaattcagggggcaaaaaatattttttcaaaaaacttcaatatttttatgaaaatttaagtgcaattaatagcaatcaatttaaaatgaattcccctgcgtttataatcatttttagcatgtttgggttgatttaaaaatattctgaatttttgaaaattttcgatgtctactatcgctaaaatttttgttgtgtgtgcgtgtgtgtgtgcaaccaaccaaacgggaccacgcggtcgcttcttacaaattgagttgtttccatgtattttagattttaaattctatacatgcaaataactcgcataggaaggtgttagctctgccgagcttcggtgacccatttctacgcaggctagccgtgcgcgaggtacttcagcttgaatcgacaagccccgccctaaagaacgtttgcatcaatcggattcaaacgttatttagcacttccgagtccttgtcaaatggacaaagacccagcacgtatatagtttgtagtagtagtattcctaattctaccaatccaaaggacgggggatcgaaccccggttcGAGTGACTTTAATGTTTCGTTCATGTtaagagtttcaaaaattcatatttcctggtctttctcgtttggagcagatgggaatcgaacccaggatcattcgcttacaaagcgaacaccgtaaccagtcagtcacGGCTGCTCCATCActatcgctaaaatttttgttttcgtcaaattttacattttttgaaaacttttattgcaaaacaactgaactagtgtaaaatacattttaaaacactttttctatgcaaatgttgaaactatggcttgttattttaatatttatatttttgccccCTTTCGACTTCgtccagagccgagggacaaaaacttttaaaaatatttgcatctgcctaataattaattttgccctCTTATGTTGGGGTGTCCAAAAACTTTAATTGAAATTAGCTCTGGTTAACTTtactagtttttttaaattgataaaaataaacaaagttttaCTTTATTGCTGTAAAACAATATTgctaataaatatatttatagaTTGGTATCAAATAACGCAATATGTTATTAGAATTTTCACtgcgtttatgtttttttaattactaaaatcttcaaaaatgcccctttttttaattccaaagttttcataatttgcaaaatgggtTTCAAATAACGCAAAATTGTGTAATCAAAAATGCAATCAAATGAGACGAAATGTTGTATAGATTACTGCAATTAGAGTTTTAagtgcaaaatactaaaatcttTCGTCAATATCTCTCTTTCTGAAAATactaaaacccaaaaaaaaaaatttgagtgtttttgaaatcaataaattttgtaatcGATAAAAATTGTGTTGTTACAATATGTAGGTGTTTATGATttcaaactcatttttttttatttgagcatttaaaaaaataggatttaaatatttttactaaAGACTTTAACATAGTGAacatcttttcaaaatttcgcatcattcaaaatgtaaattttgagttttttcgtaaaaaaaacggtaatttgagattttttgagtaccgtaaaacggggtgactttgaaaggtttgcgatttttccgcaaaatgaaaagtacaattaaaatacgtacggaattgtttagaatcatactgaccgtggcagagaagtgttcaaagtacctcaaaaagaacttttcataaaattagttagttaactattgttaagaaattgttgatgaaagtcgttattttaaacttctcaaagtgtcatgattttcccaatgaacatgattttgaatcggaaaacggaattcattttcggattctttcgACAATTTTACGCTTGGAGAAGGGtaaataaacttttaaataagaaataatatgtgttttcaaACACAATTAATAAaacatctccaaatttataggcaatttcagttgaacaaatttcatgtaaagtgtgaaaacttttgattcgtgcttcgaattcagtataaaatacaatataaatcaataatttaataaacaaaaccagttttaacaaatttcacgcCAAATTccatctttttaaaatttaaatctaaaatttatatgtattttgttataaagcttagttaactaaatataaacattcaccccggaatttaaactaagaaattttaatgtaactatttttcaaaacactattgaaaaaacttttttttttccaaaatagtgcatggactttgtgtggcctaccccagtacatgttttaaaaataataatcttgagaaaacccttacctgttgaaaattattccaaaaacaaattgaaatccgatcaaagtcaccccggtttacggtacagtagttgttcggtaactgggcgttgtttaactgggctgttttttaactgggcgctcgataactgcgCCGTAGttcagttaaaaagcagacaaacgtcaaataaccaaaacaaaccaaaatgactgaggggttaatggatgcaaaaatcatattcaataaataaaaaaaaaatcagacttttgtttaatttcaagttacaattaatgaaatatgaaaagtaagcattgtaaataaatttgagtaacttttatttttatatttcatctggaaaatattatgcatcggtggccccctcgttattttttattcagcccagttaacgagcaacattcggtgactgggctacgttttcagcccagttaccgaacaactgctGTACTTATACTTTAAAACTTGcaacattttcaacaaaaaaaaaaaacttgtgaatacttttaaattatgagAAGAGTTAGAAAGAATAAGAAAAGAAGTTAATTTCAAGAAGTTACTTTAGACGATAGACATAAATTTGAAGCAAAAGAGAGACAAgagatacaaatatttaaagtcACTTTTATGATTAACGAACGCTATTTTTTCTAAAGTAAAGGAAGAGTTGTATAGAAAAACTTTTGATACAAAAAGGAGCATAGTTGACATTTCATTGAGTTTTATTGAGTAGAAATAcgtacttattaaaaaaaaataaatgatttggcAACGTTCTTTCACATCTTACTTTaggaaaatacattatttttctGATGAGTCAAAATATTGCAAATCTGGCAACTCTCCCATGACATGTCGGcacttaataaaatttaatgaaatttttgaaaaaaagaaattgccCCTTGCAACCCTCGTTTAAATATAGTAAGCGcagtttgaaaaacttttttttcgggtgACGTATGAACATTTAAGATTTGGCAGCACTGCCAttagatatcgacattacaatTTTGATAGCATAACTTTGGTTTGTATGGAACTTAGGATAATGGAATCAAGAACAAAACAATGCTGAATATTCACCTCTTTATTCAATTCTGAAAAGTGGATTAGGGGTCAtaattaagctcgacaatcaaataTAAGAAAGGGATCTTTTCTGTGAACTGTTAGTTCGAAATTATTCCAAGGCCTTCCCAagattgagtctggactgtactgatAAATTCAAAATCCTATGATTCAATTAAACTTCTTATTAAACTTAtcctttaaatttttggattataAACATTTTCTTCTGCGCTAGCCCCACTGTGTCCCGCCCATAAAATTGCGTTTCCTCAGGGTGGGTGCTGTTCGCGGTGGCCCCAGGATTCGAACGTGCCACCACCGTCAAACCACCAACGCATAACCAACTTTAAAACTGCATGGTTTAATTTGCCTAATGGACCGCGCGCACACACGTGCTTCTGGTGCGTGCGTTCGTACGTGTGTTTGTTTGGTTCCTAATTAACGCAACTCCCACACACAAAGTTCAGACCGCCCGAGAGAGGCGCTCGTGCGGAATTGAAGCAGAGATTGACGGCGGCGGTTGAAATGTTAAtcgaattttaaactttttgttttttttttgtattttctagtGCAACATCAATCGTTGAAGCAAAACTCACCGGGAAGTTCGAGTGCGAGGTCGTCCAACCTGCGAGTCGTGATACCGACGCCGATGAACCCGTCCATGGGCAACGACGACATGTCCTACGTGGAGGTGGGTTCCAAATCGAAGTGACTACAGGAAACTCTTACTAATTCCTTTCAATTTCCTTCAGCACTCGCGGCAACAGACGAACCTTAACACGCCGGTGGTGGCCCTCCAGACGCCGATCCCGGGCCTGTCCAACTACACCACGACGCTGGGCTCGTTCGGGGCGCAGGACTTTTCCATCAATTCCGACCTGAGCATGATCGCGTCGTGGGGCGCGGCCGCCGCCAACAACGCCCACGCCGCCCAGAACGCCATGAACTCGCTCGGCCAACACTCGAGGTAGGTTTCGGTTCGTAGTTTAAGTGGCTTTTTAAACTCTTCTTGGTTTAGTTCGTTCTGCACTGTATTTtcctttcttttcttttttcttttattcttaCTGTACAACAAAACTTTCATTTCCGGTAGTTGATGTCGCAATTAAAACCCGCTCAAACTTACTCAGAATCTTTTTCAGTAGCGGTCTGCCCCACCTGGCCGTGTCCAACAGCACCCCGCCTCCCTCAACCTCCCCCCTGTCGTCCGTAAAGATCAAGGCGGAACCGATTTCACCCCCGCGGGAACATCACTCGTCCTCGTCCCACCACCAgcaccagcaccagcagcaacagcagcagcagcagcagcagcagcagcaacaccaCCATCACAGTAATCTTAGTGGCGGCGGAGGAAGCAatgggcagcagcagcacaacaATCAGCTGACAGTGACGTCGATGGCGTCCGTGATCGGAGGAGGAGGCCACAGTAGCAATTCGTCGATGGGCAACAGTTTGAACCATTCGCATCTGATACATTCGCGGCCATCGTCGACGGGACATCTCACGCCGACGCCAGGTGGGTTTGAAGGCAGTAACGTTGCTTGTGGAGAACTAAACCTACATTTAAGGAtttgaaaacgcaaaaaaaaaatcgttgattatttcaataataaaaatgctgttaaatttacgaataaaaaaatcaaaatttatgcaGGAATCTACAAACGCTGAAACGCTGAAAATGAACAAAAGGAGCTGAAAGtaccttatttgatttttaaatgttaaaaaagaaatgataaataagttttgaaaaaaaaaatatatatatattttcaaaagccgCTGGCCAGCAGACTTAAAATTATGCTGaccaattttgttgaataatttaTCCTAACTCAAAATCGGAGAAggtactttattaaaattttacattagtttattttttcaaactttcaaactttcatacaaataaaaaatacaatgaaaagttGATTGGCGAAAGTCTAGATAAAtatcagctatccatacaaaattatataaaaatattctaaaatctgtaactGAGATTGGATTTACCTGATCGATGTATTCagcaaatttggaagctttgcTTAGGATTTCTCAGAAAAATATTGACAttcgaagaaaaaaatgtttcttatttgaATTCCggtttaaaaaattcattttcaaatGGCCGGATTTGGATTTTCGccaaaataaactaaataagctagatttttctgcagaaaattcaaaacatttagaaataattgaagtttaaaaatttataaagccaaaatgtcaaaattgaaaaatctgaaaatttatagattcaaaagttaaaaaaaaaattaaaatatgatattctaaaatttctgaacgacgaaaataaaaaaaaaaaacaacaattttaaaattctataatccACAATGGCAAaagttctgaaattttaaaattaattgatcaaaaatttaaaaatcaaataccaatcaaacattttagaaaaaaaaacttaatctcaaaaattcaggaactcaaaaaatgctaaattcaaaaacacttaacattatgaatttcaataatccaaaatttttatgatcaaatatttaaaaattccgaaattcataaaattgaaaaattcaaacatttaaaattgaggaattcaaaaaatgctaaaattcaataattccaaaattcggtaattcaaaaatagaaaatcacaaaaaaaaaacaaatttcaattaaaaatctaCAATCTCTgagatgagaaaaaaaaaaacagagataaaaaaaattaaaaacaaactcGAAAAATCTGAAACTTGAGAAGCAAATTTGAATTAcatatattaaaattataaaatccataatgttttaattcaaaaattagaaaattgaaaatcaaaccgaacaaaaatttaaaatttcaaacattttcgaacttgaaaattaaaatattttaattaatttcaaaattcaaaacagcAAAAATCTACAATCActacaattcaaaaaaatgaaaaattcaagggtttaaaaattcaggaattctaaaaatgataaattcatAGATAATGTCAAGAATTCAAatgtcaaaagtaaaaaaatccaagattttcaaattcaaaaattaaaaacaaccataaattaaaaaagttcaaatattcaaaaaaaaaagaaaaattacttcataaaaaaaattaggccgatgcaaatatttaaaaaagtttttgtccctcggctttagccgaggtcaagggggggggggggggcaaaaaataaaaaaatataaaaatttaaataacaagccatagtcttcacatttaaatgaaaaaagtgttttaaaatgcattttacactagttcagttgttttgcaatcattagttttcaaaaaatctaagatctgacaaaaacaaaaattgaatcgaaaaaaaaagattttgcatcgaaaattttcaaaaaatcttaagattttttaataaacccaaacatgctaaaaattattttaaacgcaggagaatgtattttaatttgatttcagttggttgcacttgaattttcattgaaattttgatgtttgttgtaaatttttttttttgccccctgattttttgggccaattttgaagggggttgacaaaaacttttaaaaatatttgtaccagccttaataaaattcaaacaattaaaattcaaaaatacatacaaTGTTTAAATTCAATAGTTTAAAAGACCTTAAATGGAAAAATCCAAAATCATGAAGATTAAATCAAAgattaaaattgtttcaattgaaaaaactcttgaattctaacatgttttaaaaataaaaatttatcagtttaaattcttattcaaaaatttcaaaatgttcaaacttcacaacttaaatgttaaaaaatcaaaaaaaaagttcaagagcataaaaatttaaaatgaaactttaaaaattaaaacttataaatttaaaaataaactaaaaaattctaaaactttagagttcgatttttcatttaatttgtaAAATCCTAAgtgttaaaattcaaaatttttaaagttcagaaatatACCTAATATGACAAGAATTCAAAGATCAAAGCgatcaaaaatttagaatttcaaacatttttgaacttaaaaattgaaatattttaaataatttgaaaatttaaaacagcaAAATCTGGAtctctacattttttttaatgcaaaggaattaaggaattcaaaaacaaaaaattaaaatatttaaaaatgatctctaaaattcaaatcttaaaaattcaaaaaatcaaatacagtagttgttgggtaactgggcgttgtttaaatGGGCTGCCTTTTaattgggcgctcgataactgggccgtagcccagttaaaaagctgacaaacgtcaaaaaatcgaaatgaccgaggggttaatggatgtaataatcatgttcaataaataaaaaaaatcaaacttttaaatTACTTCAAGTCACaataaaagaaatatgaaaagtaagcattgtaaataaatttgattaacttttatttttatatttcatcaggaaaatgTTATGCATCGGtgatcccctcgttatttttcgttcagcccagttagcgagcagcattcggtgactggactACGTTCTCAGTCCAGTTACCAAACAAGtactgtatttacaaaaaaaaagaagctctCTTTCCCTCTCCCAGTCTGGAACAAGAGTCAACTGATGCAAAGCAGAAGAATCGGGCGAGAAAAGAGAGTAGGAAAGGAATCTCGAAAATAGAGAGTTGCTTTCTTGCTCTCTGTCTTGTATCGAAcattaatatttaatttaaaccattttttagtttaattcaaattttgatttcttttgtatTCTGTAGAAATTCACAAAGctttcaaacaaataaaataaattaaattgaaacaaGTTCGGAATATAATGAGAATTAACAATTTATAAGCCGCAAAAACACGATTCTATGCTTGTTTATGTGTGTGTGCCACTAATTCCGCAGTCCCGTCCCACCCAACCCGCCCCAGCGAACAGACCAAGCGAAAGTAACCCTCTAGGTTCTCCTCTGTTTGCAGGCTCGGTGACACCCACGAACGCGCCCTCCCCGGTCGACATCAGACACATAAacgtcggcggcggcggcggcggcaactCGAGCCACCTGCCCGACTACGACTCGCCGGTTTCCTCGAACGCGCATAAAAGACCCAGAATATCCGAGGGTTGGGCCACATAGCCCTCAAAGGGCGGCGGCCagcatcaacagcagcagcagtgtttCCTCGACGACAACTCCAACCAGATCCACCTGGGCGGCAGCAGTAGCGACGGGAATGGCCACGGCGGCGCCGGCTGCGACAGTGACTTTGTCCGGAAGGTTCAAcagcaccaccagcagcagcaacggaTAGCCGCGTCATCGCAGCATTTGCACCCGTTTTATCAGAGTGCGAGCATGAATAGTAATAGTAACAGCAACCACAGCAGCGTCGGCGGCTACCCGAGCCAGTGTACGTCCCCGTACGGTGGCAACAACGGCCACGGCCACCACTCGCCGTCGCCCGGGGTCGGGGTTGGAGTTGGCGGCGTGCatccccagcagcagcagcagcagcatcaacagcagcagcaacagcactaCTGAGCTGCGGCAAAGGTAGAGAAAGGTAGTTGGTAGAATCAAACATTCATCGTAGCTAAGtcggattttgtttttttgaggaGGGAGTGAAAGAGAGAGGGCAAACGATGGGGTGAGTGCGACAGGTTTGCGCAGCCAATGTGACATCATCCTaacttattacaaaaaaaaacacaacaacacAGACAGACAGACTATTGTACATAGAACAGCAACAGGTAAAAATCAACCGGAAAGGCCGAAGGAAGCGAGTTCTTCCTCCAGAGGGCGAATCCGGCATGTTTActttactctttttttttgttttcaagataagtgcaataatttgttttaaatgcatGTACTATTTACTGTTCATACAAGCTAGCaagcaaaaaatacaacaaaatgagAGCCAGTTCTTAAAGAAATGTGTGGGGAAAGGACTTGGATGAATGAAAGATCACAGATCAGTCAATTTCATtgcaaacataaaacaaaacgtTCAAATGGTAAGATTATTGTGTGCATCATTCGCTCCACAAAATATGACAATTTCGGTTAAAATGTGGGGatcttaaaaattaataatttaagtttGACATAATTCTTGAGCATTCTTGAATCTGGCCTTTTTAATTATGAcagttaaatttttcataaattaaaacaacaaagaaataaaaaaaatatatgattaattttaaaatctgattcttttgaaaaaagagtcatcaatttttttagaagttcTATTTTGTTTGCTGAATATTCCGAATTATCTCAAAAGTGTCCAAAAATTTCGGGTGGGACAACTATGCATTTATGAATATTGTTATTCTCTTTCAAATAGATTGGCTAATATTTTAGGAAATGCGAgatcaaaatattcaatttgaaattatttaaagaatttctgtttcgtgtttaattttttgaaccTTTCGACCTAATGTCTTTTTACCTTTTGCCTTTCTCATCCCTctgctttttttaataaaatcgattttttgtcatttgaacttttttttagatcGTACTTCATAAAATGCGAACATGTCCGATGcaaattttgtctttttcaaaTTGGCTTAAAATACTTCTTTAatcattaagattttttaaaagaaacaaaatggtgagttcatgcttaaaattataaaatgttcTAAGATTTAGGCATTAAATTCATTAAAtcatttatttctttaattatttttcaaatgtcttgatttttgcaaaattttattgaataagtTTAGATTattgaatgttattttttaattttaaaaccttaaaaaaatttttttttagtttcttaattttatttgtttttttttttaatttgcggcatcttttgtttttcttttttttattaaatgtatcaatttttagatttttttaattgttttaattcGTCAATTTCTTTAAAATCCTTTGATTATTTCTCAAATGTctggaattttgtaaaaaaaaatcttgatttttttatgttatttgaatttttttaaactttttcatttttttttaattcccggaatctattaattttttaaatttcttttcattCAATATATCaattgttagatttttgaattgtttaaatttgtcaaTCTCTTCTTCAAATGAATTTAgattttcttaatattttttttatttaattatctgaatttttggttttttttaatgttttaatttttgaactattattttttcaatttttaatttttttgaaatttgaactattattttttcaattttgaaattttttgaagcttttgatttttttgttttttttttcatacaaaatttcaaaccatTCGGATTAATACAATAGGAATCCTTTGTTTTGtttaggccaatgcaaatatttaaaaagttttgtccctcggccctggccgaggtcaaggggggggtgggggcaaaaaaataaaaaaaatataaaaatttaaataacaagccatagtcttcacatttaaatgaaaaaagtgttttaaaatgcattttacactagttcagttgttttgcaatcatcagtttcaaaaaatttaagatctgacaaaaacaaaaattgtatcgaaaaaaaaagatttcgcatcgaaaattttcaaaaaaatttaagattttttaataaacccaaacatgctaaaaatgattttaaacgcagaagaatgtattttaatttgatttcagctggttgcacttaaattttcattgaaattttgaagtttattgtaaaaatatttttttgccccctgatttttcgggccaattttgaagggggggggggggggggggggtgacaaaaactttaaaaaatatttgtaccagccttatttaaaacaaaatcaattttaattttatttctttaatttatagATTTGGACTTTTTTACAACgatgttatttttcaaattgactgatcctagtttttttaaatttatttttcaaaatttatttgaatgttagatttctgaacattttattttcaaaatttttagttttataatatttttgggatttttttttaatattttgatttatgaaccttatttttttgaattttggaatgttgaatgttttgaaattctttttttttttcaaacgaaatttcaaacctttcggtttaaaaaataggATTCTTTTGATTATAttgattaaaaacaaaattaatttttatttaatttttaactttcatttctTCAAATAATAGATTTggactcattttttaaatcgatagtacagtggactctctggctgtcgatcatctcgatatcaatattgctccagctgtcaataaaattttcagtcccttcaagaagattgctttgattttccattctataatttgattactccctctctcgacggtcccttcaatatcgacatcgAGAGAGTTCACTGTGTTTTAAAAATCTTCTGATCCTTATTTTTTATGCATAAACATTCTGTTTTTCacttgaattttagattttttcgttTATTTCCGTACATGATATGATTTTTGTGCATTCtagaactttattttttcctaaTAATTCGCGTATAAATGCATAATATGGGacatttttgtgataatttaattaaattttaaaaaaaatctgaaaatttacaaaatagaaAGTTGATTAAGTTCGGATTCCTCTAATCTACATGGTGAAAGAAGCATTATGGTCCGAATAACTCAACAATGATCAAAATGCCATCTATGGGCCATCTATGCAATTATGGGCAATTTAGGTTTTGATATCTTAGGACTTTTCGTTCTTTCGACCTATTATTTCGCCCTCCTTTAATTTTCAGTCGCACTCTTTGCCTGCTATATGAGTTTTTCTCGGGTTTAATTTCCGAGAAATACCTTTTGCGTAAGTTGATAaagattcaaattattttattttatttttctaatatttttgtttggagGAATGCTGGAATATTTCAAACTtgaattatcattttttgtgaGCGTATGAAGCACTGAAAAAAAGAACATTATACATCAGACAAAACCGGATCGTGCGAAGAAACGCCAAACttgaaatcacaaaaaaacccaGTCCCACCCCTGTACAATTTGACGTTTTAAACGTGGTGGAATGTGTGTCTCACGTGTAAATGTTTGCAACCCCTCCGGATTTACGTTCCAATAGCCACCAATTACGGTTTGATGATAAGGTCGGCGAAAAATGCGTGGATTATTATTCGTGTTTTAAGGCAAAAACTCAATTGTGTATCTGTTTACATGTTTGAAATGTGTTCAATGTTGCGAGTTAAGTGGACCCCccctgagaaaaaaaaaggtaaCTGGCATGGGAGTCTTTTTcgagttgatttattttttaacgatTAAATTCGTTGCAAACAACATCCGGACCgaacttttctttaaaatacgTACGTACCCCTAACAAAACAAAGATCCCAATCGATCCGGCTTGAAAAGTCATGATACTCATAACGTTAGCGAAAGACGACGAGATTAGGATGCAAATTTCTCTCGGTGCgtgaaaaaattaagcaaaaaacaTATCAACATCGGAAGcggaaaaaatgcgatttctgACAACACaacatcatcatcaaaagagtGCGATTTGCGAGTGTGTGAGAGAGAATTTGAGGTGagtcgtgcgcgagagagaacAATAGAAATACCGAATTTTATGCTGCTGCAAGAATGAGATTGAGCGTAGCG from Culex quinquefasciatus strain JHB chromosome 3, VPISU_Cqui_1.0_pri_paternal, whole genome shotgun sequence includes:
- the LOC6030964 gene encoding myocyte-specific enhancer factor 2 isoform X3 — translated: MGRKKIQISRITDERNRQVTFNKRKFGVMKKAYELSVLCDCEIALIIFSSSNKLYQYASTDMDKVLLKYTEYNEPHESLTNKNIIELQVNAQKENKNGTMSPDSPEPEDSYTLTPRTEAKYNKIDEDFQIMMQRNQQLSAAAAAAGGGGGGGGGGRGGGGVGMSGNSYSLPVSVPVIGTYNDSSMLQSSPQMAHNSISPRPSSSETDSVYPSGGLLEMSNGYPHSASPLGGSPSPGPSPGIGTHNHQHQHQHQQHNSNNNNNHNHNKMQHQSLKQNSPGSSSARSSNLRVVIPTPMNPSMGNDDMSYVEHSRQQTNLNTPVVALQTPIPGLSNYTTTLGSFGAQDFSINSDLSMIASWGAAAANNAHAAQNAMNSLGQHSRIFFSSGLPHLAVSNSTPPPSTSPLSSVKIKAEPISPPREHHSSSSHHQHQHQQQQQQQQQQQQQHHHHSNLSGGGGSNGQQQHNNQLTVTSMASVIGGGGHSSNSSMGNSLNHSHLIHSRPSSTGHLTPTPGSPLFAGSVTPTNAPSPVDIRHINVGGGGGGNSSHLPDYDSPVSSNAHKRPRISEGWAT
- the LOC6030964 gene encoding myocyte-specific enhancer factor 2 isoform X6: MGRKKIQISRITDERNRQVTFNKRKFGVMKKAYELSVLCDCEIALIIFSSSNKLYQYASTDMDKVLLKYTEYNEPHESLTNKNIIELQVNAQKENKNGTMSPDSPEPEDSYTLTPRTEAKYNKIDEDFQIMMQRNQQLSAAAAAAGGGGGGGGGGRGGGGVGMSGNSYSLPVSVPVIGTYNDSSMLQSSPQMAHNSISPRPSSSETDSVYPSGGLLEMSNGYPHSASPLGGSPSPGPSPGIGTHNHQHQHQHQQHNSNNNNNHNHNKSKHGPLQHQSLKQNSPGSSSARSSNLRVVIPTPMNPSMGNDDMSYVEHSRQQTNLNTPVVALQTPIPGLSNYTTTLGSFGAQDFSINSDLSMIASWGAAAANNAHAAQNAMNSLGQHSRIFFSSGLPHLAVSNSTPPPSTSPLSSVKIKAEPISPPREHHSSSSHHQHQHQQQQQQQQQQQQQHHHHSNLSGGGGSNGQQQHNNQLTVTSMASVIGGGGHSSNSSMGNSLNHSHLIHSRPSSTGHLTPTPGSVTPTNAPSPVDIRHINVGGGGGGNSSHLPDYDSPVSSNAHKRPRISEGWAT
- the LOC6030964 gene encoding myocyte-specific enhancer factor 2 isoform X12, which gives rise to MGRKKIQISRITDERNRQVTFNKRKFGVMKKAYELSVLCDCEIALIIFSSSNKLYQYASTDMDKVLLKYTEYNEPHESLTNKNIIELQVNAQKENKNGTMSPDSPEPEDSYTLTPRTEAKYNKIDEDFQIMMQRNQQLSAAAAAAGGGGGGGGGGRGGGGVGMSGNSYSLPVSVPVIGTYNDSSMLQSSPQMAHNSISPRPSSSETDSVYPSGGLLEMSNGYPHSASPLGGSPSPGPSPGIGTHNHQHQHQHQQHNSNNNNNHNHNKSKHGPLQHQSLKQNSPGSSSARSSNLRVVIPTPMNPSMGNDDMSYVEHSRQQTNLNTPVVALQTPIPGLSNYTTTLGSFGAQDFSINSDLSMIASWGAAAANNAHAAQNAMNSLGQHSSSGLPHLAVSNSTPPPSTSPLSSVKIKAEPISPPREHHSSSSHHQHQHQQQQQQQQQQQQQHHHHSNLSGGGGSNGQQQHNNQLTVTSMASVIGGGGHSSNSSMGNSLNHSHLIHSRPSSTGHLTPTPGSVTPTNAPSPVDIRHINVGGGGGGNSSHLPDYDSPVSSNAHKRPRISEGWAT
- the LOC6030964 gene encoding myocyte-specific enhancer factor 2 isoform X8 — translated: MGRKKIQISRITDERNRQVTFNKRKFGVMKKAYELSVLCDCEIALIIFSSSNKLYQYASTDMDKVLLKYTEYNEPHESLTNKNIIELQVNAQKENKNGTMSPDSPEPEDSYTLTPRTEAKYNKIDEDFQIMMQRNQQLSAAAAAAGGGGGGGGGGRGGGGVGMSGNSYSLPVSVPVIGTYNDSSMLQSSPQMAHNSISPRPSSSETDSVYPSGGLLEMSNGYPHSASPLGGSPSPGPSPGIGTHNHQHQHQHQQHNMQHQSLKQNSPGSSSARSSNLRVVIPTPMNPSMGNDDMSYVEHSRQQTNLNTPVVALQTPIPGLSNYTTTLGSFGAQDFSINSDLSMIASWGAAAANNAHAAQNAMNSLGQHSRIFFSSGLPHLAVSNSTPPPSTSPLSSVKIKAEPISPPREHHSSSSHHQHQHQQQQQQQQQQQQQHHHHSNLSGGGGSNGQQQHNNQLTVTSMASVIGGGGHSSNSSMGNSLNHSHLIHSRPSSTGHLTPTPGSPLFAGSVTPTNAPSPVDIRHINVGGGGGGNSSHLPDYDSPVSSNAHKRPRISEGWAT